CCGCCGTAGCCGGCCGCCATCTCGTTGTTGATGATGTCCCCCTCCTGGAGTACCCGGTCGGAGGGATTCGGGTTGCCGAATATCTGGGCGGGATTGCGCATCGGAGTGCTTCCGATGATGCAGAAATGCGGGTAGCCGCCCCCGTCGGAGACGGCGAAGTTGGCGCTGGCCGATAGCTGGCGCTCGGTCACGCCGGGCTTGGCGCGCTCGGCGACCGCCTCGAGCATCCGGTCGGCGAGGGCGCCCGCCTTGCGGACGAACTCGAGCTCCTCTGCGCTCTTGCGGTACCACAACTTGTGGAAGATGTCGGGGACAAGCGTAATCGCCGCCTTCGGCAGCCCCTCGGTCATGTCCTGATAGTAGTTGACCGGAATAAACTCCCCGCCCCAGCTCTCCATGTTGATGGAAGCGATCCCGATGTTCCCCGACTCCAGGCCGAGTTCCTTGATGCGGGCGACGATGGCCTTGCCGAAGCCGCCCGCCCCCATGACCGAGCGGACGTCCTTCAGGCCCGAGGCCTGCTTCCGGATGGCGAAGATGTGCGTCCCCGCCATCGGGAAGAGAAGGGTGGGCTCCCCCTTCGCGGGGAAAACCACGTAGTTCGCCACCGCCCGGAAATCCATGTGGCCCGAGAGCCAGACGACGCCGCCCCACATGCTCATCAGGTTGCAGCTTCCGCCGACGATCAGGCAATCCAGGTCCCGCTCTCTCAGGGCGGCGCGCAGGGCGTCGTGGCGCCTTTTGTATTCGGCCGGAGAGGGCGCGGGATA
This sequence is a window from bacterium. Protein-coding genes within it:
- a CDS encoding M24 family metallopeptidase codes for the protein MGEFEFSKVCGNLHVGKVFGNLENSPWYEDVVYPAPSPAEYKRRHDALRAALRERDLDCLIVGGSCNLMSMWGGVVWLSGHMDFRAVANYVVFPAKGEPTLLFPMAGTHIFAIRKQASGLKDVRSVMGAGGFGKAIVARIKELGLESGNIGIASINMESWGGEFIPVNYYQDMTEGLPKAAITLVPDIFHKLWYRKSAEELEFVRKAGALADRMLEAVAERAKPGVTERQLSASANFAVSDGGGYPHFCIIGSTPMRNPAQIFGNPNPSDRVLQEGDIINNEMAAGYGG